The DNA sequence CCATTCTACTGGCGAAACCTTCCATGTATTATTTCGTGCGCAGAGGAGCGCAGGCCGGTATTCGCGGCGTTTCCTTTTAACAAAGATATCTGTCTCCAACGTTGCCTGTATCGTTATTCTCTGTGGATTTGAGAATCCCATCATTTTCCGGATAGCAGTATAAATAAACAATTCAAAGGTGACGAAAGAAGCAACCGGATTTCCTGGCAATGCAAAGATCAGCGTCTTATCCTTTCTGCCAAAAATAACAGGTTTTCCAGGCCTCAACGCTACCTTCTCAAAATAGATTTGAGTATGTAAATCCTTCATTACCTCTCCCACCAGGTCATACTCTCCCATAGAGACACCCCCGGAAAGGATTAAAATGTCTTTCTGTAGGCCTCTTTGTAGCATGCTGGAGATTTCCTCTTTCGTATCTTTAACAATACCAAGTATCTCGACATCTGTCTTTAAACGCCTGGCTTGTGCAGCAAGGGAATAACCATTGCTGTTTCTGATCTGTGCAACAGAAGGCTTCGATTCAACGTCCACGAGCTCACTGCCAGTAGAAATAATACCTATCGTCGGCGCGGGAAACACTTCAACGTATGATTTTCCTACAGAAGCGAGGATACCAATTTCCTGAGGTCTGATAAGCATGCCTTTGTGAAGTACTGTCTGCCCGACCTGAATATCTTCACCTTTTTTTGAAATGTTACTTCCTTTATCAATAGATCTGAGAATCTTTACACGATTATCTGTCTGAATGTCCTCTGTTTCCTCAAACTTAACCACAGCGTTAGCCCCTTCCGGTACGGCGGCGCCTGTCATAATCTTGGATGCCTGTCCGTGCGATACCTTTTTTGTGGGCATGTATCCTGCAGCAATGCTCTCAATAACTGTTAATTCAACAGGTGCATGAGCGGTATCTTCTGCAATAATGGCATAGCCGTCCATTGCTGAGCGGTCAAAAGGCGGCATATCAATGTCTGATTGCACATCCTGGGCAAGACAAAGTCCCAAAGTATTCTCAAAGGGTACTGCCCTTGACGGCAACGGTTCTGTTTTATCGGTAACGATCTTTATGGCTGTATCGACTGAGATCATAATTTAATTATGGTAAATGAATAGTAATCATATGTCAAGTATGTTACATAAAATTGATGATATTTCTTTTGGAAAAAAGACTTGACAGGGTGAAATCTAATGGTATAAGGGCAGATATAGTGATCAACGATTGAAACCAGACGGCGTATGGCGGAGACGAAGTTTTGTAAACCACATGCTCTCCGGTATGGTGACCAATCTTTACCATGTACACAATGGTAGAGACGCAAGATGTTGCACCTCTACGTTGTCTGATACACTTCTGACACACGCTGGTGTGTTCAGTTTCATTCATGGGATTCTACAATCATTTCACCCCTGCGGGCTTAGATTATAGTATCTTATGGTTATTATTCTCTTACGCTGTAGTTACATAGATCATACATGGGGTTATCTTTGGCAGGAGAGACGTAAAATCTTACCGTCTCTCCTCATGAAAAAACAGAGCCAGTGTAGGGCGAGGCCTTACAAGCTGTCCGAGAATTCAATCGACCCGCAAATGATCCCTATTTTCTATTTTAATCTCTTTCAATAAAAAAATGTCCGAACCATTGATAATATGACTAACATTAAAAGATTTGTTTGTTAAACTATTGTTATTTAATGACTTAATTAAGTGAGCAATAAAAGCATTAATCTATTAAACTCTTGAAATACATATAATAAAAATCTCTCGAATGTCAATTATATAGTATCTCTGTAATTCGCTAAAAGCAATGAGTTAGTTTATGAATTCTTCGATGACTTTTGGTCCAGATGATGAATTCTGTATCATGCAAAACTGAACTATTTGGTTTTTGTTGTTTGCTACAGGAGATAGGGATAATCTGTTTATCCCCTCGGCAATTCTTTACAAAAAATCGGGTAATTTGCTGTAAATTATCCATCCACAGAAAATGCCCATATAGTCTCATACCATTCTTTCCATTTTCACTCTTTTTGGTATTCAATTTAGCTGAAAGAATAAAAAAACTTGCTATCTTCTTCGGTTTTGGTTTAATACCACCTCAAGCTAAAAAAGCAATTTCGTATCATCTATCATCAAGGAATAGAAATCTATGGATACAGCAAATAAGCTGATTCTGTGGTATCGAAAGTACATACGTCCATTCTTCAGCGAGCACGAACCCGACAAGCTGGTGGAGTTCGACAAGGATTGCCAGAGAATCGAGAGAATTGAGGCTGACCTTCAGAAAAAATTGCCAGTATGTTTTTTAGGCGGGAGCGGCGTCGGAAAGAGCACACTGATTAATGCTCTTGTTTTCGGTAAAGATAGCTACATACCCTCGGGAGGCATTGGCCCATTGACCGCACAAGCATTGGAGGTGTGTTATGGAGAACAGCCATCGTTCGAGGTACATTACCATTCAGTTAAAAAGATCCATCAAGTGGTCTCTGGTCTGGAATGGAACTACCAAGCTCAACTTGGGTATCAAGAAGGCAATAATGCCGAGGTAAAGTCTGATGATTTAGGACTGGATGTTTCGGACGATAAAGAAATCAACCAATTACTCGCACTTGCGAACGATAACACTGACTACAAGGATAATCGGATCGTAGAAATCCGGAAGCAAGCCACCCTGATGATTGCCGGAAATCAGGATGAAAACCGTGAAATGCCGTATCTGATCGACGCGCTGCTGCTGGCTTATGATAAACCAGTAAAATACGGCTCGCAAATCTTACCGGATGACCAGGAACGAATTAAGGGCATTCAGAAGGCGCTTCAATATGGGAAGAACAAACAGCCTCTGGTTTGCTCAGAGGGTAGTGATCCCAATTTTCGAAATCTCTTGTGCGAACATGCGACCGGTTACCTCGCTCCGCTCATCCGTGATCTTAAGGTCAAGTGGAATGTCGAAATGTTGAAGGGAGGATTGACTTTGGTAGATCTGCCTGGCGTTGGAGTTGTCGGAGATGTGAAAGCGGAAGTGACTGAAAAATGGATTCGTGAACACGCAAAGGCCATCGTTCTGGTTGTTGATACACGTGGAGTGCGGGAGACTGAGGCAGAATTGCTTCGCAATAGTGGTTTCTTAAACCGCCTACTCCATGCAGCTCATGATCCCTCATCTGATCCAGTTGTTTTAATGGTTGCGGTTACACATACGGATAAAATTGCCGAGGAGGAGTATCTCAATAACCGGACAAATGCTCCCAGCAAGAAGCGGGCCGATTATTTCGCAGAAGTATGTGATAAGGTCAGGAATAGCATCACCAATCAGGTTAAAGAGCAGCTTACAAATGTTTGGAAAGCGACTACGGGTTTAAGTGATGTTAAAACTGAAGTCGTAAAGGAAATTGTTGCCAAACTCCAGATTTTTCCTGTTTCTGCACCTCAATATCGGCGATTCTTGATGAATGACGAAGAGGAAAGACCATTTATTAAGACGGCCGAACAAAGCAACATTCCGCAAATGCTCGACGCCTTAAGGCATGTGGTCCAAATCAGGGCAGCAGATCGGCAACGGCACATCGAAGCGGAGGAACAGCGTTTTTTTGATCGCCTCCGTGCGCGTATTAACATCATTAAAACCCAGTGGGAAGAAGAAACGCGTGCGGAGGCAGAAGCAAAGGAACTACGCGGTGCTTTGGAACATTTCATTGAGGTGGAGAAGTTGCGACTGGATTTCAGTAACCGTCAGGGCACTTTCCGAGAGTTCCTCAAAAACACACTTCCAACACTAATTGAAAAGGTTGTAACTGATGCAAGTGTCAATGCCCGCAAAGAGATTTTTGCTTTTCTTAAGGAGCTAAGAAATGCTCACTGGAATACTTTA is a window from the Candidatus Jettenia sp. genome containing:
- a CDS encoding dynamin family protein, with the translated sequence MDTANKLILWYRKYIRPFFSEHEPDKLVEFDKDCQRIERIEADLQKKLPVCFLGGSGVGKSTLINALVFGKDSYIPSGGIGPLTAQALEVCYGEQPSFEVHYHSVKKIHQVVSGLEWNYQAQLGYQEGNNAEVKSDDLGLDVSDDKEINQLLALANDNTDYKDNRIVEIRKQATLMIAGNQDENREMPYLIDALLLAYDKPVKYGSQILPDDQERIKGIQKALQYGKNKQPLVCSEGSDPNFRNLLCEHATGYLAPLIRDLKVKWNVEMLKGGLTLVDLPGVGVVGDVKAEVTEKWIREHAKAIVLVVDTRGVRETEAELLRNSGFLNRLLHAAHDPSSDPVVLMVAVTHTDKIAEEEYLNNRTNAPSKKRADYFAEVCDKVRNSITNQVKEQLTNVWKATTGLSDVKTEVVKEIVAKLQIFPVSAPQYRRFLMNDEEERPFIKTAEQSNIPQMLDALRHVVQIRAADRQRHIEAEEQRFFDRLRARINIIKTQWEEETRAEAEAKELRGALEHFIEVEKLRLDFSNRQGTFREFLKNTLPTLIEKVVTDASVNARKEIFAFLKELRNAHWNTLRAAVTREGTFYGSRHINLPHDFALRFEEPIAEVWGKVLLREIRKRTKEHADDSVKYVEQILSWANQQGAKLKTNVLEA
- a CDS encoding molybdopterin molybdotransferase MoeA; amino-acid sequence: MISVDTAIKIVTDKTEPLPSRAVPFENTLGLCLAQDVQSDIDMPPFDRSAMDGYAIIAEDTAHAPVELTVIESIAAGYMPTKKVSHGQASKIMTGAAVPEGANAVVKFEETEDIQTDNRVKILRSIDKGSNISKKGEDIQVGQTVLHKGMLIRPQEIGILASVGKSYVEVFPAPTIGIISTGSELVDVESKPSVAQIRNSNGYSLAAQARRLKTDVEILGIVKDTKEEISSMLQRGLQKDILILSGGVSMGEYDLVGEVMKDLHTQIYFEKVALRPGKPVIFGRKDKTLIFALPGNPVASFVTFELFIYTAIRKMMGFSNPQRITIQATLETDIFVKRKRREYRPALLCARNNTWKVSPVEWHGSADLLATTRANCLLIVREDAQKLAAGQLVDVILLD